TTTGCTCCGctggtttgttttgctgtccCTCCTCACAGCCCCGCTGCGTGCAGGGCTCGGCGCAGTGCCTGCAGGAATcccaccccaaaaagcccccgAGGTAGGCGGGAGCCCCCTGCCCGTGCTGTTCAGGCTCATGGGCAATGGCAGGGAGAAGGCACCCTGATGCAGGTgcagagctcctgctgctggtgcctaCGCGAGCTGCATCAGAGCCAGTTCAGCGCTTCCCTTTTTGCCCTGTTCTCCTCCCTACACCTGCTGGGCTCGGGCAGTGCTGAGATCAGAGGACTTTTTGCAGGGCAGACTGGAGCACGTTTCTCCCAGGTGGTCAGGGTGCATTGCTCTCAGTGCATGGTGCTCTGGTAAGACTTGTGGCGGTGTTTTCAGGACGTTGCTGATGAAGTGGGtgacagcaggaggcagaaggcAGGGTGAGCCTCTGTCAGGCTGATGCTACCACAAGAGCTCTACGCATTCCTCATGTGCCTTCGGATGTTGGGGGTGAGAAGCTGCTGAAGCCAGCAGCTGAGCAAAGtagcaggggaaggaaaaatgcCCATCAGCCATCAGAAATCGCTGAGAAGTGTCTTCCATCATTTTCTGTGCCCAGAGGGAATGTGGGAACATGGAGCCTGATGGTGACACTCAGAGACACGGGGTCAGTGACTCCCACTCCACAGCGGTGGGATGTGGTCCCAGGATGAGTCCCAGGGAAGCATCCCCTCACAAGGAGCTGCCAGTCTGTTTTCCCTGCAACATTCTCTATGGGCTTGTTTCTGAGAGTTTTTTAATAGTTCTAAAAGTAATCATTTTGGACATGTTGAATGTGGTTTGATTTCGGTTGTCTAGGACCTGCTATAGTTGAAGAAAGCTCAGAGCAAAGAGCTGCTAGGAAGTGTAAAGCTGAGCATTTCATTtgggattttattatttttgaaaaccgATTCTGAATCCTCTACGTCTGGTGGCAGTAATCAAGAAAAATTTGCAGAGGGTTTCGTTTCAGTTGAGCAGGTGAGACGTAGCATCCAGAGCGATTGTGCTGCTTGGCTCCAGACAAGACTGGATAAAAATTCTAGCTGTCTTAGTCTGTTGTGGCACTCAGGACCTGCTCTGACGTTCTTTGGTCAGCGATGCTGGACATGGGAGGATGCAGGGTTGGGGGACCAGGGAGCTCTCAGACCCCTCTTGGTGCAGGGAGAGGTCTCTGGAGATCCTGCCTCGTCCCACACCTCCCTGTGTTCTCAGGCGTTCGTCAGATgataaaataacttcttttaaaccacttaaaagaaaaaagacagagcCATCTGCCAGGTTTTTGTAGGGGGGGAAGCAGATGCTGCTTGCTGTGTAGTTCTTCCCTCCTCATCTTCACATAGGGCTGTGTGTACTTGTGTGAAGGTGCTTTAGGTGCATGCTCCAGGGTTTTCCTGCCTTTGTATTCATCACCCAGGCCTGGATGTTCAGCTGGGCCCTAAGGAGACACAGGCCCGCTGAAAGCACCTGGAAAGCCAGGGAAAGCCAAAGATGGGGCTTTGTGGGGCTGGTGACCCGCAGCGATGAGGATGCTGCCACATCAGGAATGGCAGGAATGCACTCACAGTCATTCCCACACCTGTAACACTGCCAGCAGCCTCTGGGAGATGCTTCTGGCCTTATGCCTGCTCAGTGTGCATCATTTCCTGGGTGAGCTGGTCCTTAATAATAAATGTGCAGTCATCCTTTACTGTGGCTCTGGCTGGGTTCTTGCCTGTAGATCCAGCAGGCTTTGGGAGGGTGGCCACAGTACCTTGCAGGCGTGCTTGTGTTGCACTCTGCGTAAATGGTTTCAGCTTTGTGGAGCTTGGAAAAACCCTGGGTGCCTTATCCAGCCGTCCACAAGTGCTCAGTAACATCCTGAAGATGTTTTCCTTGAGATGGCTGGTCGCTGGTGCCCTGGTATTGTGCTTGGCATCACATCTAGTTGTTTCCATGTTTCTTTTCGCAGGAACTGAGAGATCTGGCATCCAGACACCCAAACCTGGTTCTTGTGAAGCTGGGTAGGTGTGCTCTGCCTCTACCATTCGTGTCCACCAGACACAGTGGCTCcatttctcctcccctccctgccaccaggCTCTGCATTTGCCTATATCTCTTCAGAGCTGCCCAACGCTTGGCTTCAAGtgctgctgccactgaaggCCCAGCTTCTCCAACCCCATCTCACCTTGTAGGGCTGCGCAGAGCCGTCCTGCAGCAGGTCCTGCCACAGCTCATCTGGGGACAGCCCCTCTGGGGACTGTCACAGCAGCGCGTTGTCACCCTGGGGTTGTTTGCAAAGGGCTCTGCCCTGGCCGGGTCCTCGAGCTGCCCGAAGCAGAGCACCCTACACCGCGCATTGCGGAGACTGGGGCTTGTGGGTGCCGGGGTGCTCTGGGCTGGTTGCACAGCACCATCTGGTGCCTACAAGTGGAAAAGACCGCTCAGGTCAGGGTGCTCAGCTCTTTCTCAGCGGCTTAACCCCCATCTTCTCCCTTAGGCCCCTTGGGTGGACCCCAGACACAAAGATTTCGAGGATGTTGAGCGTTCAGAAATAAATCTAGCTGTCCTGCTAGGTCGAGGAAAGTTAGACCTATCTGTGGCCAGCTGCGAGCTGTCCTGGCAGCAGACCGTTGGTCAGGCTGACGCACTGCGAGTGAGAGCGACTGCTGCGGGATGGGCGCTGCTTGAGGATTGCAGCCTGTAGAGTAAACCCAGGacagctgctgtgtgctgaGATCTGGTCGTCCACTGCCACCTGGGTCAAGGCCTGTCGCCCGTCCTGACCCAGCACCTCCAGTCTGAGCTGTCCACAGGAGTACCCACCACTGTCAGCGCCCGGtcagccccagggctgctctggcCCAAAAGGAACCGGAAAAACCTGGGGAAATGGGGTCAGCCTTGGTTCTCAAAGCCCTTTCTCTGTCACCGCAGATGTTGCAAATCCCTCAGCTATTGCCGACGCAGCGAAGATTGTGGAGGGGAAGCTGAACGGCGCGGGCCTGAACCTGCTGATAAACAACGCTGGCATCTATGCCCAGGTGTCGCTGGAGACGGTGGACTCTGACGAGATGATAAGGACATACAAGACCAACGCGGTGGGGCCGCTGCTGATGGCCCAGGTAACGCTCGGGTCAGAGCCCACCTCGGAGGGGGAGTTTGGCACAgcctctcttcctcctgttcCTTCTGACTTGGTCAGCCACATGCCTCGTTGCTGTCTGTGGTCATGGTGGAGGTCGCAGAGTGCTTTCCAAAATTTCCCAAGgctgtgggagggaggggacggCTCCAGCCTGTGCTCCCACCCCGTCCTGTCTTGGTTTCCCACTGCTCCTCCTCACCACCCCTGCTGTAGACAGGCTGGGTTGCAGTTGCTGTGAGTGGGGCTAGCTGGAGGCACAGGCATCCCACCAGGCTGCTTCTCCCCAGACATTCCTGCCCTTGTTGAAGAAGGCTGCCCAGaacagcacagagaagggaCTGAGTTGCAGCAAGGCAGCCATCATCAACATCTCCACTGTCATGGGATCCATCGAGAAAACTCCCGAGTCCTTCTGCAAGCCTGTCATCTCCTACCGCTGCAGCAAGGTAGGGAGATGCGGGCTTGGGAGCCGAGTGGGAGTCAGAGCTGGCCTTTGCCAGGCCTGGTCTCAGGGCAGTACCCGAGGCTGTGAGATGGAGGGACGTATGTGTGCTGGTTGCTGCCTGAGCTCTCCGGGCACCTCCATGTCCAGTCCCTGCCCACCTAGGGGATGCACACACCGTGCTCCATCTCCTGCAGACCTGGCACTGGGTTTTTCTCCCTCACCTTGAGGCAGAGATGGGAGTGGAGGCTGGTGTGTggtgctttctgctgctcaatgctcccttcctcctccaggCTGCCCTCAACATGCTCACCAAGTGCCAGGCTCTGACCTATGGGGAGGCCGGGATCCTCTGCGTGGCGCTTCACCCTGGCTGGGTGAAAACCGACATGGGCACCCAGGAGGTGGGTGCTGGCTGAGCAGGGTCACTGGGATGTGTGGGCATTGCTCAAGAAATAACCTTGCTGCAGGGTGCACCTGGGGAGTAGCATCAGCGCATGCCCCGTGCCAAAGCCACACACCCAGGGCTAGAGGGGGCTTGTTCAGGGGAGAAAAGACTTCAGGCAGTCCTGGAGGTGGGCAGAGAGCCCAAATCCAATAGAGCAGAGAGGGGAGGAGCAGCACCTTCCCACAGTGGCCCACTTCCTCAGAGAGCTGCAGGCCCAGGAGGTCTCACCCACAGGTGAGACGCCTGCAGGTAGCATTCTGCTTGCAGCAGGATCTTTGACACCGCCAGTTTGGCTCAGCTGGTGTGTGTGgttcctgcagctgctcacaAAGCCTGTAGCTGGCTTCCTAGCCCAAGCCACCTCCATCCAAGCCATGCAGATACCCAGCTGTCCTCTCACATAACTGGTCCATCCCACCTCCCATGGCTCTCTCCCCAGTCTGGGTGGAAGGAGCCTTGCTGGGGATGTGCATGAGCTGACTGGGGGCTGGTGGGTGACCAgcaggggttggggggtcccagccctgctcctcacTTGTGCCCCTTGCAGGCTGACCTGACGGTGGACACGAGTGTGCGGgggctgctctctgtgctgccCGTCCTCTCTGAGAAGCACAGCGGGAATCTGCTCAACTGGGAAGGCAAAGTGATTCCTTGGTGACCCCCTGCAAGGGACCGTGCGGTGCCAGGAGGTCTCCGGGTGCCCTGAATCACCAGGGTGCTCGGCCCCCTGCGGCCTGCAGGTGACCTACTTGGGACTCCGCCACCAGGAGTGCAGGGCAGTCTGTGATCCCTGCATCCGAGTCGCTAATAAATGCAGTCACAAGTCGATTAGTGCCTCTGCCTTCTCCCGGCTGCGGTGCCCTCACTGAGACTGTCTCTGCCCTGGCCCGAAGCTGTCCTCTGCAAAAAATAACCTGGCATTAGAGCAGTCTGTCTGCCTTGCCTTcggctgctctgagcagaaggcAAGCCCCAGGGAGCATTTCGCCAGCCCAAAGCCTTGTTGTCTTCCCTGGCTGCTGAGTGTGCGTGGatctgcctgctccctgctgtaCTTGTGTCCATCTCTGGCGGTCTCTTTGCTACAGACATCCTGGTGGCACTTTGTGCTGGGCACCGTGTCCTTGTGAGCAGCCTTGGGGCACAGCTGAGAGGTCCAGCAGTGCCACAGCCCAGTTCTGTGATCCCAGGCAGCCAGCTGTTCCCATactggagctgcagctgggcacagcagcCCTGGGTGTGGGAAATCCAGCCCCAGGGGGAGCACAGCATGGGAATGGCACTTCTGCTGCACGGAGAGGCTGAGAACATCAATAACTGGGCTTCTGCAGCAGACAGGGCTTCTGCATGGGTCGGGCAACCCTGGGCTGCATGATTTTGCTTGAGGGTGGTAACAGCCCTGAAAGAAAGGGctttggggtgctgctggcttttCTCAGCTTTAAAAAGCTGAAGGTTTCCACCCATACCTGCCCTTCCTGGAAGGAGCTTCCCCTTGGGGGATGATGGAGAAAAGCAGCCAGGGGCTCCTCCAaaagcagctgagcagagcagcctggcttgcagaagaggaaaaccCAGAGCTTTCCCCTGAGCCCCCCATtttcccagcccagctcccttgCCCAGGCCTTCCCCCCGCGGGCGGGCAGAGCACTGGGGCAGATGGCCACGCTGGGGCCACGGCTCAGCGCCACCGAGGTGAGCTGTGCCCCTGCGAGCTCCAGCAAGCCCCGGCACCagcctgccctccccagcagcctgctgagTCACAGGCAGCAGTGTTTTCCTCGCTGGCTCCAGGTCCTCCCGAGCCACTGGCGTTTTGGTAGCCCAGACTTCAGAGAGGCCAGGAAAGGTGACAGCAGGGAGCATCTGCCACCTGCGTGCAGCTCGGGCCAGGTTCCCATGGCTGCAGGTGGCAGAGCTGCCGGAGCTTAAAAGCTTGTACCCCTGTATCCCTCCTTCCTGCGGGCCCCAGGGAAGAGAGGCAAGCTGCCTCTGCAAAGTTCAGGGGCGCTGGTAGCGGATGAGGATGGGTTTCCCTCACTCTGCAGGCAGGTTCTGGAGCCAGGACACctgggtcccagccccagcttctctcccagagctgccccagccctggcatgAGGCTAATGCCAACTCCTGCCTGGTCGTGCCAAAGGGAGCCAAGCCCCAGGGCTGTTGGgagctgtctgtctgtctgtctgccccGTACCCAGGCTTCCTGCACTTTCCAAGCCTGTAAAGCGCTTTCCATGGCGCTCAGAGATGGCGCTGTGCGCCGTGCTGGGAGCGCTGCCCATGGGTGAGGCACCCACCGCCGCATGACCCCATCCCGGCAGGGAAATTCTGGCCTCAGCTCTGTCCTCCTGCACCCGGCATCTGTCCCAGCAAACCAAGcagtgctggggacagggagcaacgctgctgtccccagctgaGGGCTGCTTCGTGCTCCGGAAGCCCGGAGCTGGGCTCTCTCCAGCCACCTGACTTCCCATGCAGGTGCTCGCTcctctttgctcttttctttcccagccCCACCTCGCATCTGCGGCCAGAGGAGATCTGTGAGCATCCCTCtctcgctgcagcccccccggaaCATCAGGCTGTGGCAGGGCACCTGTAGGAAGCCTGGCACAGccgcctgccctgcccctcggCTGCCCGGATGGCAGGCTAAGTGCTGGCTGGCCAGTGCTGGTGCAGTTCAAGCCTGGGGCAGCACAACGCAGCACCTTGCTCGGGGACATGCGAGGGGCCCTGTGGGCAGGtctctctgctccagcactTGCCAAGCGGTGTCGGCTTTTCCTTTGCTCAAGTTCCGGGTGTTTGTGCTCATGCAGCTGATTATCTCCACGCTTCCTCTCCAGCCTGATGTTTCCTGCCTCGCTCACTCCCTTTTGCTGGCGTTGCCCTTTGTGTCAGGCTTATCTCCCGGTTCTGGGCAGCGTCAGACCTCCGTGCTCCCCCTGCTCGCCGTGACGGAGGCTGGTCGCGCCCATCGCCTCTCTGCTCGCTGGGGAACagatttcttgctttctttgatttcttcattcttccagctttctcttccttccgTGCCTTGCCCTTTCCTGCCACTGCTGTCCTGGGGGAGGACGGCTGGCAGTGCCACTGCTTCAGTGGCCGTGGGAGacggggaggctgcagcagagcgTCCTAGGAGAGCCCACACCGTGCCTCccagagggctgcagcagggggcAGCTGAAATGCCAGCTCCGCCTGGCACCTATCAGCTCCTTGGGAGCACAGGGCAAGGAGGATTTAGGATCCACCTGCATTTAGCAGCTTAAAGCGGGAATGTCCTTGATCCATCTCTACCGTGAAGCTGTAGGACAGGTGCAAACTGGACTGGAGCATTGCCCGCCCTACAGCGTGCACATCTGCAGAGGACATAGCCCAAAGAAATTAAGGAATTTGCCCTTGCAGGTGGTGGCACTGCAGTGCTGGGTTAGGAGAGCGGGATGCTGGGGCAGTCTCCTAAGTGCACACCCTGGGGCAGCAAGGGCCCGTTTCCCAGGGTCTTCCACCTGGTTTGAAAGACCAaaagctgctggcagagccGTTCTGCAccgggagctggggctggacaTGCCCATGGGGAGTCCCAGGGGGACTGTCCGTGACGGGGAGCCATGGGCAGGTTCTGCGTCAGGGCAGGGAAAGGATCAGGGCAGCCTCCCGCATCCAGGtggagggaaagagaggagcagggctggggcagggctgctcctTCCACGGGTCCGATGGCCCCAGCTCTGGGaggtggagcagcaggcaggaggcaggtcAGGGACAGCAGCACACGAGGAAGCGCCGGGACGCCAGCGCTGGgacagcca
The Anser cygnoides isolate HZ-2024a breed goose chromosome 12, Taihu_goose_T2T_genome, whole genome shotgun sequence genome window above contains:
- the LOC106033184 gene encoding C-signal-like isoform X1, with translation MAALRARTVLLTGSNRGIGLELVKQLLGGPRPPAWIFATCRDPEGPRAQELRDLASRHPNLVLVKLDVANPSAIADAAKIVEGKLNGAGLNLLINNAGIYAQVSLETVDSDEMIRTYKTNAVGPLLMAQTFLPLLKKAAQNSTEKGLSCSKAAIINISTVMGSIEKTPESFCKPVISYRCSKAALNMLTKCQALTYGEAGILCVALHPGWVKTDMGTQEADLTVDTSVRGLLSVLPVLSEKHSGNLLNWEGKVIPW
- the LOC106033184 gene encoding C-signal-like isoform X3; this translates as MAALRARTVLLTGSNRGIGLELVKQLLGGPRPPAWIFATCRDPEGPRAQELRDLASRHPNLVLVKLDVANPSAIADAAKIVEGKLNGAGLNLLINNAGIYAQVSLETVDSDEMIRTYKTNAVGPLLMAQAALNMLTKCQALTYGEAGILCVALHPGWVKTDMGTQEADLTVDTSVRGLLSVLPVLSEKHSGNLLNWEGKVIPW
- the LOC106033184 gene encoding uncharacterized protein isoform X2 codes for the protein MAALRARTVLLTGSNRGIGLELVKQLLGGPRPPAWIFATCRDPEGPRAQELRDLASRHPNLVLVKLDVANPSAIADAAKIVEGKLNGAGLNLLINNAGIYAQVSLETVDSDEMIRTYKTNAVGPLLMAQTFLPLLKKAAQNSTEKGLSCSKAAIINISTVMGSIEKTPESFCKPVISYRCSKADLTVDTSVRGLLSVLPVLSEKHSGNLLNWEGKVIPW